A window of Primulina tabacum isolate GXHZ01 chromosome 4, ASM2559414v2, whole genome shotgun sequence contains these coding sequences:
- the LOC142543514 gene encoding transmembrane emp24 domain-containing protein p24delta9-like codes for MHIQIQTQKRSLFLVLILGFCILVESIRFDLESGHTKCITEDIKSNSMTVGKYHVVNPSEGNPLPDSHKITVRVTSSYGNSYHYSDHVHEGHFAFQATEAGEYMACFFAADNKPSTTITIDFDWKSGIAAKDWTNVAKKGSVESMELELKKMFDTVQSIHDEMFFLREREEEMQELNRSTNSKMAWLSILSLFVCLSVAGLQLWHLKSFFEKKKLI; via the exons ATGCATATTCAAATTCAAACCCAAAAAAGGAGTCTTTTCCTAGTTTTGATTTTGGGTTTCTGCATTTTGGTCGAATCGATAAGATTCGATCTGGAGTCGGGTCACACCAAATGTATAACCGAGGATATCAAGAGCAATTCCATGACTGTTGGAAAGTATCATGTTGTGAATCCCAGTGAGGGCAACCCTTTGCCTGATTCTCACAAAATTACCGTCCGG GTAACATCATCATATGGCAATAGCTATCACTATTCAGACCATGTCCACGAAGGTCATTTTGCATTTCAAGCTACAGAGGCAGGCGAGTACATGGCTTGCTTTTTTGCTGCTGATAACAAACCATCAACTACCATCACCATTGACTTTGATTGGAAATCTGGTATTGCCGCCAAGGATTGGACAAATGTAGCCAAGAAAGGTTCTGTTGAA TCGATGGAATTAGAGTTGAAGAAAATGTTTGATACTGTCCAATCCATCCACGATGAGATGTTTTTTCTACGTGAAAG AGAAGAAGAGATGCAGGAACTCAACAGATCTACAAACTCAAAAATGGCTTGGTTGAGCATTCTCTCCCTTTTCGTTTGCTTATCTGTAGCAGGGCTGCAGCTATGGCATTTGAAATCCTTCTTTGAGAAAAAGAAGCTCATTTGA